Proteins encoded by one window of Streptomyces sp. NBC_01477:
- a CDS encoding DUF5682 family protein, whose protein sequence is MTHTPDPRAAVTALAGSTEPYLLGVRHHSPALAAAVPALLDASGADVVCVELPADFERWLTHLAAPGTVAPVALAGADGNGRLGFYPFADFSPELAAVRWAREHGADVVCCDPPMSDPAWSTDGPVPAPVPAPDARTASAAVTAAAHDPERSTDSPVPVPRTRTAVAAVTGAARATAAPASFATALAASGTGRDGDDLWDRCVEVLAPGSAAEAIRRAALGVGWALRSDAAAAGGIPAVDLAREAYMRRAIARAQGGGRRVAAVVGAFHAPALTGAATAPGTDAVPGAVAVSAATDSDSAAEHTGVVTSLVPYAFDLLDSRSGYPAGIRDPRWQQAVFEAGGDPERIRGAAARAITDVCRELRAAGHPAGTGEAAETLRMACDLAGVRGLAAPGRGEVLEALTAVMGQGEPLGRGRALARALQVVLVGAARGRIAPGTPRSGLGPSVEAEAAALKLPGPDDPASREVRLDPLRSALDSRREILLQRLAVCGTGYGEAVTVAGTGDAAALTTRWRVSWTPAVPVRLDLAGVRGVTAALAAEGTLRETFRGQAADGGPTCADVLAALGAAARCDLPALVEERLADAAELLPAAATLPELLAALDLLEALRRGHLPGTTPGSRRTAAELATDLMESAVRALPGLVGSDRPEDTAALIELASRAGEHRLGLRMNDALDTLARTGSPLIQGAALAARVLLDLDDAGTLGARTAGWIDTATGPEARRALSRRLCGLLSGASALLQSAPAAADPLLDRIDTLPDQGFLDRLPALRGGFDTLSPAGRDRLLHTVTERLGDRLDLSLAAAPQLLALWTAADAEGCAALRALGLPTGTADASAGGSPPVASAAPRPVRAPAATDAALRIGPADRWRLLLGRESEHLPQHARRYAHALDELYGTGRGEGSADLGREAGGQGGGQDASFPTAREWAGELEALFGAEVREEVLARAADQGRADVLAELDPAAVRPSVDLLTSVLSLAGGMPEQRLARLRPLVRRLVDELAKELATRMRPALTGLATPRPTRRPGGRLDLPRTLRANLAHARRTADGRTVVVPERPVFSTRSRKEADWRLVLVVDVSGSMEASVVWSALTAAVLGGVPTLSTHFLAFSTDVIDLTDRVDDPLSLLLEVRVGGGTHIAAGLAHARSLVTVPSRTLVVVVSDFEEGYPLGGLLGEVRAMAASGVHLMGCAALDDTGAPRYSVPVAQQLAAAGMPVAALSPLALARWVGDRLRGEVR, encoded by the coding sequence GTGACACACACCCCGGATCCACGGGCGGCCGTCACCGCCCTCGCCGGCTCCACGGAGCCGTATCTGCTGGGCGTCCGGCACCACAGCCCGGCGCTCGCGGCGGCGGTGCCCGCCCTGCTCGACGCCTCGGGGGCGGACGTGGTGTGCGTGGAACTGCCCGCCGACTTCGAGCGGTGGCTCACCCATCTGGCCGCGCCCGGCACCGTCGCACCGGTCGCCCTCGCCGGAGCGGACGGGAACGGGCGGCTCGGCTTCTACCCGTTCGCCGACTTCTCCCCCGAACTGGCCGCGGTCCGCTGGGCCCGCGAGCACGGGGCGGACGTCGTGTGCTGCGATCCGCCGATGTCCGACCCGGCGTGGAGCACGGACGGCCCCGTGCCGGCGCCGGTCCCGGCGCCCGACGCGCGGACCGCCTCCGCCGCAGTGACCGCCGCCGCGCACGATCCGGAGCGGAGCACGGACAGTCCCGTGCCCGTACCCCGCACGCGGACCGCCGTCGCCGCAGTGACCGGCGCCGCCCGGGCGACCGCCGCGCCCGCCTCATTCGCGACCGCGCTCGCCGCGTCCGGGACAGGCCGTGACGGTGACGACCTGTGGGACCGCTGCGTCGAGGTCCTCGCCCCCGGATCGGCGGCCGAGGCGATCCGCCGCGCCGCCCTCGGGGTCGGATGGGCGCTGCGCAGCGACGCCGCAGCCGCCGGGGGGATACCGGCGGTGGACCTGGCCCGCGAGGCGTACATGCGCCGGGCGATCGCGCGCGCCCAGGGTGGCGGGCGCCGGGTCGCCGCCGTCGTCGGCGCCTTCCACGCCCCGGCGCTGACCGGTGCAGCCACGGCTCCCGGCACGGACGCGGTGCCGGGAGCCGTGGCGGTGTCCGCGGCAACCGATTCCGACAGCGCCGCGGAGCACACGGGCGTCGTCACCTCCCTCGTGCCGTACGCCTTCGATCTCCTGGACTCCCGTTCCGGCTATCCGGCGGGGATCCGGGATCCGCGCTGGCAGCAGGCGGTGTTCGAGGCCGGCGGCGACCCCGAGCGGATCCGGGGCGCCGCCGCGCGGGCGATCACCGACGTGTGCCGTGAACTGCGCGCAGCCGGGCACCCCGCCGGTACGGGCGAGGCAGCCGAGACCCTGCGGATGGCCTGCGACCTCGCCGGGGTGCGCGGACTCGCCGCTCCGGGACGGGGCGAGGTCCTCGAAGCCCTCACGGCCGTGATGGGCCAGGGCGAGCCGCTCGGCCGCGGCCGGGCCCTCGCGCGAGCGCTCCAGGTGGTCCTGGTCGGCGCCGCCCGGGGCCGGATCGCGCCCGGCACACCGCGCTCCGGCCTCGGGCCGAGCGTGGAGGCGGAGGCCGCCGCGCTGAAGCTGCCGGGCCCTGACGACCCCGCCTCGCGCGAGGTGCGGCTCGACCCGCTGCGCTCCGCCCTGGACAGCCGCCGCGAGATCCTGCTCCAGCGCCTCGCCGTGTGCGGCACGGGATACGGCGAGGCCGTCACGGTGGCGGGTACGGGCGACGCGGCTGCCCTCACCACCCGGTGGCGCGTGTCGTGGACCCCGGCCGTCCCGGTACGGCTGGACCTGGCCGGGGTGAGGGGGGTGACCGCGGCCCTGGCCGCCGAGGGCACCCTGCGGGAGACCTTCCGGGGCCAGGCGGCGGACGGCGGCCCCACCTGCGCCGACGTCCTCGCGGCACTCGGCGCCGCCGCCCGCTGCGACCTGCCCGCCCTGGTGGAGGAGCGCCTGGCCGACGCCGCCGAACTGCTCCCCGCCGCCGCCACGCTCCCCGAACTCCTCGCCGCGCTCGACCTGTTGGAGGCGCTGCGCCGCGGCCATCTGCCCGGCACGACTCCCGGCAGCAGGCGGACCGCCGCCGAACTGGCCACCGACCTCATGGAGTCGGCGGTACGCGCCCTGCCCGGGCTGGTGGGCAGCGACCGGCCCGAGGACACCGCCGCGCTCATCGAACTGGCCTCGCGGGCCGGCGAACACCGCCTCGGACTGCGGATGAACGACGCCCTCGACACCCTCGCCCGCACCGGCTCCCCGCTGATCCAGGGCGCCGCGCTGGCCGCCCGGGTCCTGCTCGACCTCGACGACGCCGGCACCCTCGGCGCGCGTACGGCGGGCTGGATCGACACGGCCACCGGTCCCGAGGCACGGCGTGCGCTGAGCCGCCGGCTCTGCGGACTGCTCAGCGGCGCGTCCGCGCTGCTCCAGTCGGCCCCGGCGGCGGCCGACCCGCTCCTTGACCGCATCGACACACTCCCCGACCAGGGCTTCCTCGACCGGCTGCCGGCCCTGCGCGGGGGCTTCGACACGCTCAGCCCCGCGGGTCGCGACCGCCTGCTGCACACCGTGACCGAGCGGCTCGGCGACCGCCTCGACCTGTCGCTGGCGGCCGCGCCCCAGCTCCTCGCGCTGTGGACGGCCGCCGACGCGGAAGGATGTGCCGCCCTGCGCGCCCTGGGACTGCCCACGGGGACGGCCGACGCATCAGCCGGCGGCTCCCCGCCCGTCGCCTCGGCCGCACCACGCCCCGTGCGAGCGCCCGCCGCCACGGACGCCGCGCTCCGGATCGGCCCCGCCGACCGCTGGCGGCTGCTGCTCGGCCGGGAGAGCGAGCACCTCCCGCAGCACGCCCGCCGCTACGCGCACGCGCTGGACGAGCTGTACGGCACCGGTCGCGGTGAGGGTTCCGCGGACCTCGGCCGGGAAGCCGGCGGCCAGGGCGGCGGGCAGGACGCGTCCTTCCCGACGGCCCGCGAGTGGGCCGGGGAGTTGGAGGCGCTGTTCGGCGCCGAGGTGCGCGAGGAGGTCCTGGCCCGCGCCGCCGACCAGGGGCGTGCCGACGTGCTGGCCGAACTCGACCCCGCGGCGGTCCGCCCGTCGGTCGACCTGCTGACCTCCGTGCTGTCCCTCGCCGGCGGGATGCCGGAACAGCGGCTGGCCAGGCTCCGCCCGCTGGTGCGCCGCCTGGTCGACGAACTGGCCAAGGAGCTCGCCACCCGGATGCGCCCGGCCCTGACGGGGCTCGCGACACCGCGCCCCACCAGGCGTCCCGGCGGCCGGCTCGACCTGCCGCGCACCCTGCGGGCCAACCTCGCCCACGCGCGCAGAACGGCGGACGGGCGGACCGTGGTCGTACCGGAGCGGCCGGTGTTCAGCACCCGTTCGCGCAAGGAGGCGGACTGGCGCCTGGTCCTGGTGGTCGACGTGTCCGGGTCGATGGAGGCCTCCGTCGTCTGGTCGGCGCTGACCGCGGCCGTCCTGGGCGGTGTCCCCACCCTGTCCACGCACTTCCTCGCCTTCTCGACCGACGTGATCGACCTGACGGACCGGGTGGACGACCCCCTGTCGCTCCTGCTGGAGGTACGGGTCGGCGGCGGCACCCACATCGCGGCCGGGCTCGCCCACGCCCGCTCGCTGGTCACCGTGCCCAGCCGGACCCTCGTGGTGGTGGTGAGCGACTTCGAGGAGGGCTACCCGCTGGGCGGACTCCTCGGCGAGGTGAGGGCGATGGCGGCCTCCGGGGTGCATCTGATGGGGTGCGCCGCCCTGGACGACACCGGCGCCCCGCGCTATTCGGTGCCCGTCGCCCAGCAGCTCGCCGCGGCCGGTATGCCCGTCGCCGCGCTCAGTCCCCTCGCCCTCGCCCGCTGGGTGGGCGACCGCCTCCGCGGAGAGGTCCGATGA
- a CDS encoding glutathionylspermidine synthase family protein: MRRHTIAPRPQWQRIVEEQGVVYPLTRHPDGVLRPYWDESAYYAFTLPEVEALEAVVEELHRLCLDAAAHMVAEDRFADLGITDRGLVARIVESWRRRDELPSLYGRFDLRYGGGAESGTAAESVKLLEYNADTPTSLVEAAAAQWFWLEDRFPSADQWNSLHDRLVARWREQAGLLPPGPVHFAHTQADEIGEDLMTVAYLRETAEQAGLETVALAVEDIGWDGLSERFVDEQLRFIRSCFKLYPWEWLATDAFGPHVLATLDNGGGTGSTCWIEPAWKMLLSNKALLAILWERNPGHPHLLPAYLDGPRELATGAGYVAKPLFGREGAGITVHEAVREPVPAVKPDGSAPEPPPAGSGAASAAPADSAEGTCYQQLAPLPVFDGNHVVLGAWVVGDEAAGLGIRESAGLVTDAYARFLPHIIV, from the coding sequence ATGCGGCGGCACACGATCGCACCGCGGCCGCAGTGGCAGCGCATCGTCGAGGAGCAGGGGGTGGTGTATCCGCTGACCCGGCACCCGGACGGCGTGCTGCGTCCGTACTGGGACGAGAGCGCCTACTACGCCTTCACGCTGCCGGAGGTCGAGGCGCTGGAAGCCGTGGTGGAGGAGCTGCACCGGCTGTGCCTGGACGCCGCCGCGCACATGGTGGCGGAGGATCGTTTCGCCGACCTCGGCATCACCGACCGCGGGCTCGTCGCACGGATCGTCGAGTCATGGCGCCGCCGCGACGAACTGCCCTCCCTGTACGGGCGGTTCGACCTGCGCTACGGCGGCGGCGCCGAGTCGGGCACGGCGGCGGAGTCCGTCAAGCTGCTGGAGTACAACGCCGATACGCCGACCTCACTCGTCGAGGCGGCTGCCGCCCAGTGGTTCTGGCTGGAGGACCGCTTCCCCAGTGCCGACCAGTGGAATTCGCTGCACGACCGGCTCGTGGCGCGCTGGCGCGAGCAGGCGGGCCTTCTGCCGCCGGGGCCGGTGCACTTCGCGCACACCCAGGCCGATGAGATCGGCGAGGACCTGATGACCGTGGCGTATCTGCGCGAGACCGCCGAGCAGGCCGGCCTGGAGACCGTCGCGCTGGCCGTCGAGGACATCGGCTGGGACGGGCTGTCGGAGCGGTTCGTCGACGAGCAACTGCGCTTCATCCGGAGCTGCTTCAAGCTCTACCCGTGGGAATGGCTCGCGACCGACGCGTTCGGCCCGCACGTGCTGGCCACCCTCGACAACGGCGGCGGCACCGGCAGCACCTGCTGGATCGAGCCCGCGTGGAAGATGCTGCTGTCCAACAAGGCGCTGCTGGCGATCCTGTGGGAGCGCAATCCCGGTCATCCCCACCTGCTCCCCGCCTACCTGGACGGCCCGCGCGAACTCGCCACCGGCGCGGGCTATGTGGCCAAGCCGCTTTTCGGGCGCGAGGGTGCGGGCATCACGGTGCACGAAGCGGTGCGCGAGCCGGTTCCCGCCGTAAAGCCGGACGGGTCGGCGCCCGAGCCCCCGCCCGCGGGCTCCGGCGCCGCCTCCGCCGCCCCCGCCGACTCGGCGGAGGGCACCTGCTACCAGCAGTTGGCTCCGCTGCCCGTCTTCGACGGCAACCATGTCGTCCTCGGCGCCTGGGTGGTGGGCGACGAGGCGGCCGGGCTCGGCATCCGCGAGTCCGCCGGCCTGGTCACGGACGCCTACGCGCGGTTCCTGCCGCACATCATCGTGTGA
- a CDS encoding MMPL family transporter, whose translation MSSYLYRLAQFAYRRRRLVLALWLAAAVAAIAIGQASGGKTNDNFTIPGTESQNASNVLKAKLPAFGGGQSTIVFATHGSAKVTDPALKGVITAALGKLRSVPQVSTVVAPYASGLVSKSGQIALGQVQWTAQPADVKDANLDQVKDAMKPVRAAGVQVEYNGSVYPGWRLVVSELPELAGLIVAFIILMITFGAFAAAGMPILGAIIGVITTLMGVTAVASVVTIASASTTVALMLGLSCGIDYGVFILYRHRTNLLNGMTPEESVPLAMGTAGSSVVFAALTVIIALCGLTVVGIPFLTVMGLAAAASVTVALLIALTFLPAVLGFAGVKVATFTRLPLLGKHVERVARRSAADPGSPAGARWARLVVRRRIVMLAGGVVLLGLLAIPALSIRLGLPSGASKPTSNTQRKAYDLTTEGFGAGFNGALLIVVQDVRQPSDTLSITGALAKESDVQQVTPVTAKNGTSLVRLIPRSGPNDPSTASLVHRLRRDRASIEGTTGTRILVGGTTASNIDVSAKLSSALPVFLVVVVGLAFILLTFAFRTILVPVKSILGFLLSMSAALGAQVAVFQWGWGRHVFGITPAETISFLPIIMLAIIFGLSSDYEVFVVSRVKEDYTKNGDALRAVERGTGVSARVVTAAALIMFFIFVAFMFTNDPTIKAIGFSFAAGVFLDAFVVRLTLVPAVMAIVRAKLWYHPQWFSRHIPDPDIEGQRLEHDLASGKLPRAGGQTRTGP comes from the coding sequence ATGTCGAGCTATCTCTACCGACTTGCCCAGTTCGCCTACCGGAGGCGGAGGCTGGTCCTGGCGCTATGGCTCGCAGCTGCCGTGGCCGCCATCGCCATCGGCCAGGCCAGCGGCGGCAAGACCAATGACAACTTCACCATCCCGGGCACCGAGTCGCAGAACGCGTCCAACGTCCTCAAGGCCAAGCTGCCGGCCTTCGGCGGCGGCCAGAGCACGATCGTGTTCGCCACCCACGGCAGCGCGAAAGTCACCGACCCGGCGCTCAAAGGCGTGATCACGGCGGCCCTCGGCAAGCTCAGGTCCGTGCCCCAGGTCTCCACCGTCGTGGCTCCGTACGCGAGCGGACTGGTCTCGAAGAGCGGGCAGATCGCCCTCGGGCAGGTGCAGTGGACGGCGCAGCCGGCCGACGTCAAGGACGCCAACCTCGACCAGGTCAAGGACGCCATGAAACCGGTGCGGGCCGCCGGCGTCCAGGTGGAGTACAACGGCAGCGTCTATCCCGGCTGGCGGCTGGTGGTCTCCGAGCTGCCGGAACTGGCGGGCCTGATCGTCGCGTTCATCATCCTGATGATCACCTTCGGGGCCTTCGCGGCGGCCGGCATGCCCATCCTGGGCGCGATCATCGGGGTGATCACCACCCTGATGGGCGTCACGGCCGTCGCGTCCGTGGTGACGATCGCGTCGGCGTCGACGACGGTCGCGCTGATGCTCGGCCTGTCCTGCGGCATCGACTACGGCGTCTTCATCCTCTACCGCCACCGCACCAACCTGCTCAACGGCATGACGCCCGAGGAGTCGGTGCCGCTGGCCATGGGCACGGCGGGCAGCTCCGTGGTCTTCGCCGCTCTCACGGTGATCATCGCGCTGTGCGGCCTGACCGTGGTGGGCATCCCGTTCCTGACGGTGATGGGCCTCGCCGCGGCGGCGTCCGTCACCGTCGCGCTGCTCATCGCCCTGACGTTCCTGCCCGCGGTGCTCGGCTTCGCCGGGGTCAAGGTGGCCACCTTCACCCGTTTGCCGCTGCTGGGCAAGCACGTCGAGCGGGTCGCCCGCAGGTCCGCCGCCGATCCGGGCAGCCCGGCCGGCGCCCGCTGGGCCCGGCTGGTCGTACGCCGCCGGATCGTCATGCTCGCCGGCGGCGTCGTCCTGCTCGGCCTCCTCGCGATCCCGGCCCTCAGTATCCGGCTCGGCCTGCCCAGCGGTGCGTCGAAGCCGACGAGCAACACCCAGCGCAAGGCGTACGACCTGACCACCGAGGGCTTCGGCGCCGGGTTCAACGGCGCGCTGCTGATCGTCGTCCAGGACGTCCGGCAGCCCTCGGACACCCTGAGCATCACGGGCGCGCTGGCGAAGGAATCCGACGTCCAGCAGGTGACGCCGGTGACCGCGAAGAACGGCACCTCGCTGGTCCGGCTGATCCCCAGGTCCGGGCCGAACGACCCGTCCACCGCCTCGCTCGTGCACCGGCTGCGCCGCGACCGGGCGTCGATCGAGGGCACCACCGGCACGCGGATCCTGGTCGGCGGCACCACCGCGTCCAACATCGACGTGTCCGCCAAGCTCTCCAGCGCGCTGCCGGTCTTCCTGGTCGTGGTGGTCGGCCTGGCCTTCATCCTGCTGACCTTCGCCTTCCGGACCATCCTGGTGCCGGTCAAGTCGATCCTGGGCTTCCTGCTGTCGATGTCGGCGGCCCTCGGCGCACAGGTGGCGGTCTTCCAGTGGGGCTGGGGCCGCCATGTCTTCGGGATCACCCCGGCCGAGACGATCAGCTTCCTGCCGATCATCATGCTGGCGATCATCTTCGGACTGTCCAGCGACTACGAGGTCTTCGTCGTCTCCCGGGTCAAGGAGGACTACACCAAGAACGGCGACGCCCTGCGGGCCGTCGAGCGCGGCACGGGGGTGTCGGCCCGGGTCGTCACGGCCGCGGCACTGATCATGTTCTTCATCTTCGTGGCCTTCATGTTCACCAACGACCCGACCATCAAGGCGATCGGTTTCAGCTTCGCGGCCGGCGTCTTCCTCGACGCCTTCGTGGTCCGGCTCACCCTGGTCCCGGCCGTCATGGCGATCGTCCGCGCCAAGCTCTGGTACCACCCCCAGTGGTTCTCCCGGCACATCCCCGACCCCGACATCGAGGGGCAGCGCCTCGAACACGACCTCGCCAGCGGCAAGCTCCCGCGCGCCGGCGGCCAGACCCGGACCGGGCCGTGA
- a CDS encoding MerR family transcriptional regulator encodes MTADDSFGRLDDDDYPAYTMGRAAEMLGTTQGFLRAVGEARLITPLRSEGGHRRYSRYQLRIAARARELVDRGTSIEAACRIVILEDQLEEAQRINAEYRRAAETANPTTAAPDR; translated from the coding sequence ATGACCGCAGACGACTCGTTCGGCCGCCTTGACGACGACGACTACCCCGCCTACACCATGGGCCGCGCCGCCGAGATGCTCGGCACCACCCAGGGCTTCCTGCGCGCCGTCGGCGAAGCCCGCCTCATCACCCCGCTGCGATCCGAGGGCGGCCACCGCCGCTACTCCCGCTACCAACTACGCATCGCAGCCCGAGCCCGCGAACTCGTCGACCGCGGCACCTCCATCGAAGCCGCCTGCCGCATCGTCATCCTCGAAGACCAACTCGAAGAAGCCCAGCGGATCAACGCCGAATACCGCCGCGCCGCCGAAACCGCGAACCCCACCACCGCAGCCCCGGACCGCTGA
- a CDS encoding sodium:calcium antiporter, translating to MVHVIHFVLLIVCAVAIYLSCEWFVNAVEWLGQRLNVGKTAVGTILAAFGTALPESVVTLVAVTTGSTPEAKDIGVGAAMGGPLALSTIAYGVTGFILLLKRRRRETDVREETGMMPTRSAQQALGDEKDMRRLAKDQKWFLPIFVVKVALGLVAFAYKPVLGALFFAAYAVYFWREIRADDEAGGEHEELEPLKLQRTSASPATWAVVTQTLATLAVIFFASQLFVKQLDAIGPMLGLSTTVTALLLSPVATELPEVMNAVIWVRQGKTKLALANISGAMMIQATVPSGLGLIFTTWKFDGALIWSGLITMAAIVYLLLTMRAHRLTPGRLTVAAGFYLVFALGLIPILS from the coding sequence ATGGTCCATGTGATCCATTTCGTACTGCTCATCGTGTGTGCGGTGGCGATCTACCTCTCGTGCGAGTGGTTCGTCAACGCCGTGGAGTGGCTGGGCCAGCGCCTGAACGTCGGCAAGACGGCGGTGGGCACGATCCTGGCCGCCTTCGGCACGGCGCTGCCAGAATCGGTGGTGACGCTGGTCGCGGTGACCACCGGCAGCACCCCCGAGGCCAAGGACATCGGCGTCGGAGCCGCGATGGGCGGCCCGCTGGCGCTGTCCACCATCGCCTACGGCGTCACCGGATTCATACTGCTGCTCAAGCGCCGCCGCCGTGAGACCGACGTGCGCGAGGAGACCGGCATGATGCCCACGCGGTCCGCCCAGCAGGCGCTGGGCGACGAGAAGGACATGCGGCGGCTGGCCAAGGACCAGAAGTGGTTCCTGCCGATCTTCGTCGTGAAGGTCGCCCTCGGCCTGGTCGCCTTCGCGTACAAGCCCGTCCTGGGCGCCCTGTTCTTCGCCGCCTACGCCGTCTACTTCTGGCGCGAGATCCGCGCCGACGACGAGGCCGGCGGGGAGCACGAGGAGTTGGAGCCGCTCAAACTCCAGCGCACGTCCGCGTCGCCGGCCACCTGGGCGGTCGTCACCCAGACGCTGGCCACCCTCGCGGTGATCTTCTTCGCCTCGCAGCTCTTCGTGAAGCAGCTCGACGCGATCGGACCCATGCTCGGCCTGTCCACCACGGTGACAGCGCTCCTGCTCTCCCCCGTCGCCACCGAACTCCCCGAAGTGATGAACGCCGTCATCTGGGTACGGCAGGGCAAGACCAAACTCGCACTGGCGAACATCTCCGGAGCGATGATGATCCAGGCCACCGTCCCCAGCGGCCTCGGCCTGATCTTCACCACCTGGAAATTCGACGGCGCGCTGATCTGGTCCGGCCTGATCACCATGGCCGCGATCGTCTACCTCCTGCTGACCATGCGAGCCCACCGCCTCACCCCCGGCCGCCTGACCGTGGCAGCCGGCTTCTACCTCGTCTTCGCTCTCGGCCTCATCCCGATCCTCAGCTGA
- a CDS encoding DUF4158 domain-containing protein yields the protein MAPTSLDLDDLVEHWTLLKDEQGLVSGKRGATRLGFAVLLKFCTQCGRFPRGRFELPGEAVEFVARQVQVPGAELDAYEWSGRTVEYHRAQIGGRLGFRECSVADADKLAGWLAEHVACKERQPEQVRVELLARCRTESIEPPAPGRCDRIVGAALRVAEETLTVRISARITVESTERIVALVSGKENILFRLAEASIGEPEGTVREVVYPAVSGGEQTLRELVHEFKTRGPVYRRTVQTTLKASYTNHYRRGLIRLLDVLEFRSSNHTHRPVIEALSLVARYAAAGNTTHYPLGETVPVHKAMGGDWAEVVHRTDKRGRRRVVRMVYEVVAFQALRDQLKCKEIWVVGADKWRNPDGRPPQPRRSLRTGPPSPGRPDHAVHCGERMNLLLTAPQGTCCFCAL from the coding sequence GTGGCCCCTACCTCTTTGGACCTGGACGACCTGGTCGAGCACTGGACGCTGTTGAAGGACGAGCAGGGGCTCGTGTCAGGCAAGCGCGGTGCGACGAGACTGGGCTTCGCCGTGTTGCTGAAGTTCTGTACGCAGTGCGGCCGGTTTCCCCGGGGCCGGTTCGAGTTGCCGGGCGAGGCGGTGGAGTTCGTCGCCCGGCAGGTGCAGGTACCCGGCGCCGAGCTGGACGCGTACGAGTGGAGCGGCCGGACGGTCGAGTACCACCGCGCGCAGATCGGCGGGCGCCTGGGCTTCCGGGAGTGCAGCGTCGCGGACGCGGACAAGCTGGCCGGCTGGCTCGCCGAGCACGTCGCGTGCAAGGAGCGGCAGCCGGAGCAGGTACGGGTGGAACTGCTGGCCCGCTGCCGCACGGAGAGCATCGAGCCGCCGGCTCCGGGGCGGTGCGACCGGATCGTGGGCGCCGCGCTGCGCGTGGCCGAGGAGACGCTGACGGTGAGGATCTCGGCCCGGATCACGGTGGAGAGCACGGAGCGGATCGTCGCCCTGGTGTCGGGCAAGGAGAACATCCTCTTCAGGCTCGCCGAGGCGTCGATCGGCGAGCCGGAGGGCACGGTCCGCGAGGTCGTCTACCCGGCGGTGTCCGGCGGTGAGCAGACGCTGCGTGAGCTGGTGCACGAGTTCAAGACCCGTGGCCCGGTCTACCGGCGCACGGTGCAGACCACCTTGAAGGCGTCGTACACCAACCACTACCGGCGCGGGCTGATCAGGCTGCTGGATGTGCTGGAGTTCCGTTCGTCCAACCACACGCACCGGCCGGTGATTGAGGCACTGTCGCTGGTGGCCCGGTACGCGGCGGCGGGCAACACCACGCACTACCCGCTGGGCGAGACAGTGCCGGTGCACAAGGCGATGGGCGGGGACTGGGCCGAGGTCGTCCACCGCACCGACAAGCGGGGCCGGCGTCGGGTGGTGCGCATGGTCTACGAGGTCGTCGCCTTCCAGGCCCTGCGCGACCAGCTCAAGTGCAAGGAGATCTGGGTGGTCGGCGCCGACAAGTGGCGCAACCCCGACGGGCGCCCGCCTCAACCTCGCCGCAGCCTCCGTACCGGGCCCCCGAGCCCCGGCCGACCAGACCACGCGGTCCACTGCGGAGAACGCATGAACCTGCTCCTTACGGCACCACAGGGGACTTGCTGCTTTTGCGCGTTGTAA
- a CDS encoding IS630 family transposase: MAERVRVREIDDDEGRRLLRIVRRGTGSVVTWRRAQMVLLSAQGMPVAKIAEVTFTSPDRARDVIHNFNADGFASLYPKYKGGRPRMFTLPERREIKKIAKSRPVEHGLPFSTWSLVKLADFLVAEGVVDDISHEGLRILLREEGVTFQRLKTWKTSKDPDYAVKKARVEHPYAIADGEVLPEPGEPEVVFCLDEFGPLNLQPHPGRQWAERSGKHKDPDREPRPRRRATYTRPHGVRHLFAAYDLGKDQLYGHIKKTKTRSKFLEFCRYLRSLHPVGTRIAIICDNYSPHLTTKRCQRVGTWAAANNAEIAYTPTNSSWLNRIEAQFTALRYFALDGTDHPNHKAQGSMIRRYIIWRNKNAADKRLRAIVSRANAA, encoded by the coding sequence GTGGCTGAGCGTGTGCGGGTCCGCGAGATCGATGACGATGAAGGGCGGCGGCTGCTGCGGATCGTGCGTCGGGGGACTGGGTCGGTGGTGACGTGGCGGCGGGCGCAGATGGTGCTGTTATCGGCCCAGGGCATGCCGGTCGCGAAGATCGCCGAGGTGACGTTCACTAGCCCCGACCGGGCCCGCGACGTGATCCACAACTTCAACGCCGACGGCTTCGCCTCGCTCTACCCCAAGTACAAGGGCGGCCGGCCCAGGATGTTCACCCTGCCTGAGCGGCGCGAGATCAAGAAGATCGCCAAGTCCAGGCCGGTCGAGCACGGCCTGCCGTTCTCGACCTGGAGCCTGGTCAAGCTGGCCGACTTCCTGGTCGCCGAGGGGGTGGTTGACGACATCAGCCACGAGGGCCTACGCATCCTGCTCCGGGAGGAAGGCGTCACCTTTCAACGCCTGAAGACCTGGAAAACCTCGAAGGATCCCGACTACGCAGTCAAGAAGGCCCGCGTCGAGCACCCCTACGCCATCGCCGACGGCGAGGTCCTCCCCGAACCGGGAGAGCCCGAGGTCGTGTTCTGCCTGGACGAGTTCGGCCCGCTCAACCTGCAACCCCACCCCGGCCGCCAGTGGGCCGAACGCAGCGGTAAGCACAAGGACCCCGACCGTGAACCGCGCCCCCGCCGCCGCGCGACCTACACCCGCCCGCATGGGGTCCGCCACCTTTTCGCTGCCTACGACCTGGGCAAGGACCAGCTCTACGGCCACATCAAGAAGACGAAGACCAGGTCGAAGTTCCTCGAGTTCTGCCGCTACCTGCGCTCCCTGCACCCCGTCGGCACGCGTATCGCGATCATCTGCGACAACTACTCACCCCACCTGACGACCAAGCGGTGCCAGCGGGTCGGGACCTGGGCCGCGGCGAACAACGCCGAGATCGCCTACACCCCGACCAACAGCTCCTGGCTCAACCGGATCGAGGCCCAGTTCACCGCCCTGCGCTACTTCGCCCTCGACGGCACCGACCACCCCAACCACAAGGCCCAGGGCAGCATGATCCGCCGCTACATCATCTGGCGGAACAAGAACGCCGCCGACAAACGCCTCAGAGCCATCGTGAGCAGGGCCAACGCAGCCTGA